In Mixta intestinalis, the following are encoded in one genomic region:
- a CDS encoding FGGY-family carbohydrate kinase: MWFLGIDIGTTHIKVIGISEEGALLPVKKCRTPVTQHNGLTFHDVQAVWQLLSALIIDYANSEARACGPLAAVSIGTFGQEESVAVNRQGEMVYPSLAWWENYPTAALESDTHCWLDSQAHYRVSGMRSRPNQSPERLSWIRQHHADIWQQIDRWVDFGSYVMWRLTGEWRAPTSQITHSQCVDLQTMQLHEPTLERLDLRPELFSAMADTGECCGEIRPQALPGVALSPHACVFVGGHDQIVGAWAVQNYQPTHVFDSIGTSEYLMVLTPHFPDTPVAWQLGVDIERTWQAGEFVMGCATPSGKIIQTLAELLYQSDYDRLFSDLLEGQGAPGLAVSVNEDEAQGLFSLHHLNAGVRPADIVQATLNHIADRAFMLLTHMCETGAIRPQDAVLMGSLFQRPEMLEHRKRRWKMPLYVSELAEPVATGAAMIARESWLIAHHREDRL; the protein is encoded by the coding sequence ATGTGGTTTCTCGGCATTGATATTGGCACCACGCATATAAAAGTTATCGGCATTAGCGAGGAAGGTGCGCTATTGCCGGTGAAAAAGTGCCGCACGCCCGTTACGCAGCATAACGGGCTCACCTTTCACGATGTGCAGGCGGTATGGCAGCTTCTGTCAGCGCTGATTATTGATTACGCCAACAGTGAGGCCCGCGCCTGCGGCCCGCTGGCGGCGGTGTCCATCGGCACTTTTGGACAGGAGGAGTCCGTTGCCGTTAACCGCCAGGGTGAGATGGTTTACCCTTCGCTGGCGTGGTGGGAAAACTATCCCACCGCCGCGCTGGAGAGCGATACGCATTGCTGGCTCGATAGCCAGGCGCATTATCGGGTTTCCGGCATGCGCTCGCGCCCTAATCAAAGCCCCGAACGGTTAAGCTGGATCCGTCAGCATCACGCCGATATCTGGCAGCAAATCGATCGCTGGGTGGATTTCGGCAGCTACGTTATGTGGCGTCTCACCGGGGAATGGCGTGCGCCCACCTCGCAAATTACGCATTCACAGTGCGTCGATTTACAAACCATGCAGCTACATGAGCCAACGCTGGAACGGCTGGACCTGCGCCCTGAACTGTTTTCAGCGATGGCGGACACTGGCGAGTGCTGCGGAGAGATTCGCCCGCAGGCGCTGCCGGGCGTGGCGCTCAGCCCGCACGCCTGCGTTTTTGTCGGCGGACACGATCAGATTGTGGGGGCCTGGGCGGTGCAAAACTATCAGCCGACCCACGTTTTTGATTCCATCGGCACCTCAGAATACCTGATGGTGCTAACGCCTCACTTCCCTGATACGCCTGTAGCCTGGCAGCTTGGCGTGGATATCGAACGCACCTGGCAGGCGGGAGAGTTCGTCATGGGATGCGCTACCCCTTCCGGCAAGATCATTCAAACGCTGGCGGAGCTGCTCTATCAGAGCGATTACGACCGATTGTTTAGCGATCTGCTGGAAGGACAGGGCGCGCCCGGCCTTGCCGTTTCCGTCAATGAAGACGAAGCGCAGGGGCTGTTCTCGCTGCACCATCTGAATGCGGGCGTACGGCCTGCGGATATTGTACAGGCGACGCTGAATCATATTGCCGATCGCGCTTTTATGCTGCTGACCCACATGTGCGAAACCGGCGCGATTCGTCCGCAGGATGCGGTGTTGATGGGCTCTCTGTTCCAGCGTCCGGAGATGCTGGAGCATCGTAAGCGCCGCTGGAAGATGCCGCTTTACGTTAGCGAACTGGCTGAGCCGGTTGCCACCGGCGCGGCCATGATTGCCCGCGAAAGCTGGCTTATTGCTCATCACCGGGAGGATCGGCTGTGA
- a CDS encoding FAD-binding oxidoreductase — translation MSDISHLVSALKNVLPESQVLTDSDTLRASSHDTWPLSTKLRRLGCHDYQADVVVKVINDEQIQQVLALATAHDTPVTPRALASSVTGQPLPTRGGIVLDLTDMKNERDVNTTNLTVEVSAGYNGGKLEDELQAMGWTLGHSPQSLYQSTVGGWLSTLATGQFSSYYGGIEDLITAYTVILATGEKIRLKASPRAAMGPDLRQLFIGAEGTLGIVTSVQLKIFPLPQTRLFDSLELPSVDAGLKIMREQAMAGLRPFLLRLYDTAEARHAMQNPAQDKPVMFLGTQGVEAVARAEMDAFMAIVERHGGKSVGPEGVLKWMDRRFDFSTVENLLDTTGGFAETIEIAHTWDGIAGLYHDLNKMLTPLAGEVLSHFSHVYPQGTSMYMILLGQEKTDAEAVEKLRTIWRETMRVCLEHNAELSHHHGGGLVRSPYARESLGSAHLLLRRLKHALDPNGVLNPGKLGL, via the coding sequence ATGTCTGACATTTCCCACCTTGTTTCCGCATTAAAAAACGTCTTACCTGAATCTCAGGTATTAACCGACAGCGATACACTTCGGGCGTCAAGTCATGATACCTGGCCGCTTTCTACCAAACTGCGGCGCTTAGGATGCCACGATTATCAGGCGGATGTTGTGGTTAAGGTCATCAATGATGAGCAAATTCAGCAGGTTCTGGCGCTGGCGACGGCCCATGATACGCCGGTTACCCCGCGTGCGCTGGCCTCCTCTGTGACCGGGCAGCCGCTGCCGACGCGTGGCGGCATCGTGCTTGATTTAACCGATATGAAAAATGAGCGCGACGTAAACACCACCAACCTGACGGTAGAAGTCTCTGCCGGTTACAACGGCGGCAAGCTGGAAGATGAGCTTCAGGCGATGGGATGGACGCTCGGCCATTCACCGCAGTCTTTATATCAGTCTACCGTCGGCGGCTGGCTTTCCACGCTGGCGACCGGCCAGTTCTCTTCCTACTACGGCGGCATTGAGGATCTGATCACCGCCTATACCGTTATTCTCGCTACCGGTGAAAAAATCCGTCTGAAAGCCTCACCGCGCGCGGCGATGGGGCCGGATCTGCGCCAGCTGTTTATCGGCGCTGAAGGCACGCTGGGTATCGTCACCTCAGTACAGCTAAAAATCTTCCCGCTGCCGCAGACGCGCCTGTTTGATTCGCTGGAGCTGCCTTCCGTTGATGCGGGCCTGAAAATCATGCGTGAACAGGCGATGGCCGGGCTGCGTCCGTTCCTGCTGCGTCTTTACGATACCGCCGAAGCGCGTCATGCCATGCAGAATCCGGCGCAGGACAAACCGGTAATGTTCCTGGGCACCCAGGGCGTTGAAGCGGTGGCGCGTGCTGAGATGGACGCGTTTATGGCTATCGTTGAGCGTCACGGCGGTAAATCTGTTGGCCCGGAAGGGGTGCTGAAGTGGATGGATCGTCGCTTTGATTTCTCCACCGTGGAAAACCTGCTGGATACCACCGGCGGCTTTGCGGAAACCATTGAAATTGCGCACACCTGGGACGGTATTGCGGGTCTTTATCACGACCTGAATAAAATGCTGACGCCGCTGGCGGGCGAAGTGCTGTCGCACTTTTCGCATGTCTATCCGCAGGGCACCTCAATGTACATGATCCTGCTGGGCCAGGAAAAAACCGACGCCGAAGCGGTGGAGAAGCTACGTACTATCTGGCGCGAGACAATGCGCGTCTGTCTGGAGCACAATGCCGAGCTTTCGCATCATCATGGCGGCGGCCTGGTGCGTTCACCCTATGCCCGCGAATCGCTCGGTTCCGCGCATTTACTGCTGCGCCGCCTGAAACATGCGCTCGATCCGAACGGCGTTCTGAACCCAGGCAAGCTGGGGCTGTAA
- a CDS encoding sugar porter family MFS transporter produces the protein MVSHAHVSAQTTWMRNVLLISLVTAVGGFLFGFDNGSISGSVGFLQDKFALDADGIGWVTSSIIVGCIIGVAMAGPLSDAAGRKKVLLLTALIFIFGVLGEALASSPEMLVWFRILVGIGIGLETTVAPLYIAEVSPAHIRGRLVSLNQLFNCIGNLAVFAIAAIIASQASEAWNIEHGWRVIFATGIVPAIVFLLLLAWVPESPRWLVRKGRDEQGLDILRKINPDEEAAREQLKAIKAALLNEHSARLRDLFAPRLRKALAIGFCVALFQQITGINAIFYYAPEIFKTAGVNVSGAMSFTVLIGLTLVASTLVSMWIIDKVGRRTLLIFGSVGMAIALGCTGMLFRASETHTTWLLICILAYVAVFAVSYGTVAWVIIAEIFPIHVRGVAVSIATFALWGGNFFVSRFFPVLVENISAANTFFIFAGISVIALLFVLAMVPETKGKTLEEIELEMHGK, from the coding sequence ATGGTCAGTCATGCACATGTTTCAGCACAAACCACCTGGATGCGCAACGTCCTGTTAATCTCGCTGGTTACCGCCGTAGGCGGGTTCCTGTTTGGTTTTGATAACGGCAGTATTTCCGGTTCCGTTGGTTTTTTACAGGACAAGTTCGCGCTGGATGCTGATGGTATCGGATGGGTAACCTCATCCATTATTGTCGGCTGTATTATCGGCGTGGCCATGGCTGGCCCGCTTTCTGATGCGGCAGGGAGGAAGAAAGTTCTGCTGCTGACGGCGCTGATTTTCATCTTTGGCGTGCTGGGTGAAGCGTTGGCTTCCTCGCCGGAAATGCTGGTGTGGTTTCGTATCCTGGTTGGCATCGGTATTGGTCTGGAAACTACGGTTGCGCCGCTGTATATCGCTGAAGTTTCTCCGGCGCATATTCGTGGACGGCTGGTTTCGCTTAACCAGCTCTTTAACTGCATCGGTAACCTGGCGGTGTTCGCCATCGCGGCAATTATTGCCAGCCAGGCCAGCGAAGCGTGGAATATAGAGCACGGCTGGCGGGTGATTTTCGCCACCGGTATCGTTCCGGCAATTGTTTTCCTGCTGCTGCTGGCCTGGGTGCCGGAAAGCCCGCGCTGGCTGGTACGGAAGGGACGCGATGAGCAGGGGCTGGATATTCTGCGCAAGATTAACCCGGACGAAGAAGCCGCCAGAGAACAGCTTAAGGCGATTAAAGCTGCGTTGCTTAATGAGCACTCGGCGCGCCTGAGGGATCTGTTCGCTCCCCGGTTACGTAAGGCGCTGGCAATCGGCTTCTGCGTGGCGCTTTTCCAGCAGATTACCGGTATCAACGCCATTTTCTATTACGCGCCGGAAATCTTTAAAACCGCAGGCGTAAATGTCAGCGGTGCGATGTCCTTTACCGTATTGATTGGCCTGACGCTGGTGGCATCAACGCTGGTTTCGATGTGGATTATCGATAAAGTTGGGCGGCGCACGCTGCTGATTTTTGGCTCGGTGGGCATGGCTATCGCGCTTGGTTGCACCGGTATGCTGTTCCGCGCCAGCGAAACGCATACTACCTGGCTGCTGATCTGTATTCTGGCCTACGTTGCGGTGTTTGCGGTTTCGTATGGCACGGTTGCCTGGGTCATTATTGCGGAAATTTTCCCCATTCATGTGCGCGGCGTTGCCGTATCCATTGCCACTTTCGCCTTATGGGGCGGCAACTTTTTTGTTTCCCGCTTTTTTCCGGTGCTGGTGGAAAATATCAGTGCGGCCAACACCTTCTTTATTTTCGCAGGGATTTCCGTTATCGCATTATTATTTGTCCTGGCAATGGTTCCCGAAACAAAAGGTAAAACGCTGGAAGAAATTGAGCTGGAAATGCACGGAAAATAA
- a CDS encoding sugar porter family MFS transporter: protein MKTTYRMSYRLSLIASLAGLLYGFDSAVIAGAISHLSRYFSLDAMGTGWAVSSVVLGFMIGAFSGQFITNALGRKKALIITGLLVFLSGIFTAFPYNFTLFIIFRIIGGIGVGLGSATAPVYIGEISAQKIRGKTLGFYQMMIAFGILAVYMVNALVASWTTDPEWATQYSWRFMLGAMALPGCLFMILAFFLPESPRWLINKNREEEASTIIKYVNGQEYDSGAAIAEIKRSFQNKNPSDKSESILSKKYRRVSIIILTMALLANLCGINAVLYYGNVLFENIGIASEKTAYYQQIVIGVAFFAAAVWAVYRVEKYGRRKLLIVGSFVCFLSITLLGILIWMGISSLFMLAIMIIYILFFGGTVGPILWIIIPELAPNLIRDKLMSWATLLIWTGSFIVSQTFPMLTNSELLNRLFNGSFPFFMYGFCCLLWFLLNVFFVTETKDKSLEQISAEMSKA from the coding sequence ATGAAAACAACATATCGTATGAGCTATAGGTTGTCCCTTATTGCGTCATTAGCCGGTTTGTTGTACGGGTTCGACTCCGCCGTTATTGCGGGCGCGATATCGCATCTGAGCAGATATTTCTCTCTCGATGCAATGGGAACCGGATGGGCGGTTTCTTCAGTGGTGCTCGGCTTTATGATCGGCGCGTTCAGCGGGCAATTTATTACCAATGCGTTAGGCAGGAAAAAAGCGTTGATCATCACCGGGCTGCTGGTCTTTTTATCCGGCATTTTCACCGCCTTTCCCTACAACTTTACGCTGTTCATTATTTTCAGAATTATTGGTGGGATCGGCGTGGGGCTGGGTTCTGCTACTGCGCCGGTCTACATTGGTGAAATCTCAGCGCAGAAGATTCGCGGGAAAACGCTGGGCTTTTATCAGATGATGATCGCCTTCGGCATACTGGCGGTGTATATGGTTAACGCGCTGGTTGCCAGCTGGACGACCGATCCTGAATGGGCTACCCAATACTCCTGGCGTTTTATGCTGGGAGCGATGGCGTTACCCGGCTGCCTGTTTATGATTCTCGCTTTCTTTTTACCGGAATCCCCCCGCTGGTTGATTAACAAAAACCGCGAAGAAGAAGCCAGTACGATTATTAAATATGTTAACGGACAGGAGTACGATAGCGGGGCGGCTATCGCCGAGATCAAACGCTCTTTCCAGAATAAGAACCCTTCTGATAAAAGCGAAAGCATTCTGTCGAAAAAATATCGCCGGGTGTCGATTATTATCCTGACGATGGCGCTGCTGGCAAACCTGTGCGGCATTAACGCCGTGCTCTATTACGGCAATGTGCTGTTTGAAAACATCGGTATCGCCAGCGAAAAAACCGCGTACTATCAACAGATCGTTATCGGTGTCGCTTTCTTTGCCGCAGCGGTCTGGGCCGTTTATCGTGTGGAAAAATATGGACGGCGTAAGCTGCTGATCGTTGGCTCTTTTGTCTGCTTCTTATCCATTACGCTGCTGGGTATATTAATCTGGATGGGGATTTCCAGTCTGTTTATGCTGGCGATCATGATTATCTATATTCTGTTCTTCGGCGGCACCGTTGGCCCTATCCTGTGGATCATTATTCCGGAGCTGGCGCCGAACCTGATACGTGACAAGCTGATGTCCTGGGCCACGCTGCTGATCTGGACCGGTAGCTTTATCGTTTCGCAAACTTTCCCGATGCTTACCAACAGCGAACTGCTTAACCGGCTGTTTAACGGTAGCTTCCCGTTCTTTATGTATGGGTTCTGCTGCCTGCTGTGGTTCCTGCTGAATGTTTTCTTTGTGACGGAAACTAAGGATAAATCACTGGAGCAAATCAGCGCGGAAATGAGTAAAGCCTGA
- a CDS encoding class I fructose-bisphosphate aldolase: MDSRTGKAVRLGRILRPETGRAVVVAASHGVMAGPPSGLKTRNEIETVFSQLRRADGVMVSPGMIPLVENTFIGRDRPGFVLHLDWKNHARSIYTPGKDGRSEGVLAQLAEIGDVAACGIDAVMTYMYLGQKDTALEQAEIVRNTHIVRECERHGIAVIIEPRSALEGIDPDALSAKVMSMYCRIAADIGADLVKALWPGSVEDFAAVTSTCYTPVLLAGGAGGEDPHSTLQLAADAMQAGASGVMFGRRIFRAQHPAGVLRALNAVVHEKQSVEQALRFLEQ; this comes from the coding sequence ATGGATTCAAGAACCGGAAAGGCTGTTCGTTTAGGTCGTATCCTGCGCCCGGAAACCGGACGCGCAGTGGTGGTCGCCGCCTCCCACGGCGTCATGGCCGGGCCGCCGTCAGGGCTGAAAACACGCAACGAAATTGAAACTGTCTTTTCCCAGCTGCGCAGAGCTGACGGCGTGATGGTATCGCCGGGGATGATTCCGCTGGTGGAAAACACCTTCATCGGTCGCGATCGTCCGGGCTTCGTGCTGCATCTTGACTGGAAAAACCATGCACGTTCCATCTATACGCCGGGTAAAGATGGACGTAGCGAAGGGGTACTGGCCCAGCTGGCTGAGATTGGCGATGTGGCGGCCTGCGGTATTGATGCAGTGATGACTTACATGTATCTGGGACAGAAAGATACGGCGCTGGAGCAGGCGGAAATCGTGCGCAACACCCATATCGTGCGCGAATGTGAACGTCACGGCATCGCGGTAATTATCGAACCGCGCTCCGCGCTGGAAGGTATCGATCCTGACGCGCTCAGCGCCAAAGTGATGAGCATGTATTGCCGCATCGCGGCGGATATCGGGGCCGACCTGGTGAAAGCGCTGTGGCCCGGCTCCGTGGAGGATTTTGCCGCTGTAACAAGCACCTGTTATACTCCGGTACTGCTTGCAGGTGGTGCCGGTGGCGAAGATCCGCACTCCACATTGCAGCTGGCGGCGGACGCTATGCAGGCAGGCGCCAGCGGAGTGATGTTTGGACGACGTATCTTCCGCGCACAGCATCCCGCCGGGGTTCTTCGTGCACTTAACGCTGTCGTGCATGAAAAACAGAGCGTTGAGCAGGCACTGCGGTTTCTGGAACAGTAA
- a CDS encoding 1-phosphofructokinase family hexose kinase, with protein sequence MNVIIASLNTAIERLLLVEEQRPGEVHRLLDDKTLAGGKGVNVARVLRQLQPQLPGAPEPLLLGFLGGATGRLCRELLEQEQLEGRWCVISDSTRICEVVTEKQAPEKASVYNAAGPAIQPEEHQQLHAMLAKEMPHASAVICTGSLAKNLTPDEYGRWITLARKHSVLSLLDTHGPALLQSAAMLPDIIKINRDELRQVKEAAGENLPESWLARGVRCVIITDGQRPTLALTPDGDFEITSPTVATVSAVGSGDAYCAGLIASLLAQPQKGWTAHLTLAAACGAANAASPTAGLASNVSLSALQQACVIRAISTSPRSPA encoded by the coding sequence GTGAATGTCATTATCGCCTCACTGAATACCGCTATCGAACGTCTGCTGCTGGTGGAGGAGCAACGTCCGGGCGAAGTGCATCGCCTGCTGGATGATAAAACCCTGGCGGGCGGCAAGGGGGTTAACGTGGCGCGCGTGCTGCGTCAGCTACAGCCGCAGTTGCCCGGCGCGCCTGAACCGCTGCTGCTCGGTTTTCTTGGTGGTGCCACGGGCCGCCTCTGCCGTGAGCTGCTGGAGCAGGAGCAGCTGGAGGGGCGCTGGTGCGTTATCTCCGACAGCACGCGCATTTGCGAAGTGGTGACGGAGAAACAGGCACCGGAAAAGGCCAGCGTCTACAACGCCGCTGGCCCGGCAATTCAGCCTGAAGAACATCAGCAGCTACATGCCATGTTGGCAAAGGAAATGCCGCACGCCAGCGCGGTAATCTGCACTGGTTCACTGGCGAAGAACCTGACGCCGGATGAATACGGACGCTGGATAACGCTGGCGCGCAAGCATAGCGTGCTGTCGCTGCTCGATACGCACGGCCCGGCGCTGTTACAGTCCGCCGCCATGCTGCCCGATATCATCAAAATCAACCGCGATGAGCTGCGCCAGGTAAAAGAAGCAGCCGGGGAAAACCTGCCGGAAAGCTGGCTGGCGCGGGGCGTTCGCTGCGTCATCATCACCGATGGACAGCGGCCAACGCTGGCGCTGACGCCGGATGGCGATTTTGAAATTACCTCGCCCACCGTGGCTACCGTGAGTGCGGTAGGCTCCGGCGATGCCTATTGCGCCGGGCTGATCGCCAGCCTGCTGGCTCAACCTCAGAAGGGATGGACCGCGCATCTGACGCTGGCGGCGGCCTGCGGCGCAGCCAATGCTGCCAGCCCCACCGCTGGACTGGCGTCCAACGTCAGCCTGTCGGCGCTACAGCAGGCCTGCGTCATTCGCGCGATATCGACATCACCACGCTCACCCGCCTGA
- a CDS encoding RbsD/FucU domain-containing protein — MMRPGKILHPQIASALASLGHGDIILVTDAGAPIPAEANRIDLAFCAGTVDLLEILRVLRQEIFIEDVIFADEVPESNPKLFRDVTEIFTGSGADFTLIPHKKLVADIYTSARVVIRSGSLMPWGNFGLVASTDPDAWFDDSMKMIPEYKERSARIKNNAVPRIKK, encoded by the coding sequence ATGATGAGACCTGGGAAAATCCTACACCCACAGATCGCCTCAGCGCTGGCCAGCTTAGGCCACGGCGATATTATTCTGGTTACCGATGCGGGCGCGCCTATTCCGGCTGAGGCCAATCGAATCGATCTGGCTTTCTGCGCGGGTACGGTTGATTTACTTGAAATATTACGTGTGTTACGTCAGGAAATATTTATCGAAGATGTCATCTTCGCTGATGAAGTGCCGGAAAGTAACCCTAAACTTTTCCGCGACGTAACGGAAATATTTACCGGTTCGGGCGCAGACTTTACTTTAATTCCCCATAAAAAGTTAGTGGCGGATATTTACACGTCGGCAAGGGTTGTTATCCGTTCCGGCTCATTAATGCCGTGGGGTAATTTCGGACTGGTTGCCAGTACCGATCCGGATGCCTGGTTTGATGATTCAATGAAAATGATCCCTGAATATAAAGAGAGATCGGCACGCATTAAAAATAACGCCGTTCCCAGAATTAAAAAATAA